A portion of the Vespula vulgaris chromosome 14, iyVesVulg1.1, whole genome shotgun sequence genome contains these proteins:
- the LOC127069229 gene encoding uncharacterized protein LOC127069229: MERKHQSVSGTPDENVYRKRRNSYSEAMAEENTIEDHELTVERRHSRGSLGTGSSILRRKSKSRENSSIESVSWSSTSFDSKRDLNRTTSAETNRSWSEAEMHEVLRSYPDIASRLIRCKCYVDINNKCQCRCRYQCSCNQCCNRQRRRISAISRRDSFGSFKRKDSSYSVSTCQSFLPPSSARNSAGSLYRIGYYNGQDSDQNETIVKKDSIQRRHSDQTHFVRGCQIEYADRRRYSEQTPRDTIGECTARCNNHLRSRLSSRFLAKAGQKRSWLSFQRASTDDVPVKEADETDNEKDGNDSGISSVPENRRKSNATEVNPKMFKRRFSEQLILEAGLSGFPDFETLVTERDDNAEDEEESFTGINARKRLTLKKHYYPEGGWGRTIILVAVLVQLLSHGLQLAAGVILTPTINHFQRDVRDAEERKKKKQEQQERSKKGTFH; the protein is encoded by the exons ATGGAAAGGAAACATCAGTCCGTATCCGGTACACCGGACGAGAACGTTTATCGCAAACGACGTAATTCTTATAGCGAAGCAATGGCCGAGGAAAATACGATCGAGGATCACGAGCTTACAGTGGAACGTCGCCATTCACGAGGAAGCTTAGGAACTGGTTCCTCAATTTTACGTAGGAAATCAAAATCCCGAGAAAATTCGAGTATAGAGTCGGTGAGTTGGTCCTCGACGAGTTTCGATTCTAAACGAGATTTAAATCGTACGACGTCCGCCGAGACCAACAGATCGTGGAGCGAAGCTGAGATGCACGAGGTACTTCGTTCTTATCCCGATATAGCATCGAGGTTGATCAGATGCAAGTGTTACGTGGATATAAACAACAAGTGTCAGTGTCGTTGTCGTTATCAGTGTTCATGCAATCAGTGTTGTAACCGTCAGCGTCGAAGGATATCCGCGATCTCAAGAAGAGACTCCTTTGGTAGTTTCAAACGAAAGGATTCGAGTTACTCGGTATCGACCTGCCAAAGCTTCCTTCCACCGTCGTCGGCTCGAAACTCCGCTGGCAGTCTCTATCGTATCGGTTACTACAACGGCCAAGACTCGGATCAGAACGAAACGATCGTCAAGAAGGACTCGATTCAAAGGCGGCATTCCGATCAAACGCATTTCGTTCGTGGCTGCCAGATCGAATACGCGGATAGGCGGAGGTACTCTGAACAGACACCGAGAGATACCATCGGTGAGTGCACGGCTAGGTGCAATAACCACTTGAGATCGAGACTCTCTTCGAGATTCCTAGCGAAGGCGGGACAGAAAAGATCTTGGCTGTCTTTTCAACGAGCGAGTACCGACGATGTCCCTGTTAAAGAAGCCGACGAGACTGACAACGAGAAGGACGGAAACGATTCAGGGATTTCAAGCGTTCCTGAGAATCGCAGAAAGAGTAATGCGACTGAAGTCAATCCGAAGATGTTCAAAAGACGATTTTCCGAACAGCTTATATTGGAAGCTGGGCTCAGTGGTTTCCCTGATTTTGAAACGCTCGTAACCGAACGTGATGACAATGCCGAAGACGAGGAAGAATCTTTCACTGGCATTAATGCCAGAAAGAGACTCACTTTGAAGAAACATTACTATCCCGAGGGTGGTTGGGGTCGAACTATAATTCTTGTAGCCGTTTTAGTACAGTTACTCTCTCATGGCTTGCAACTCGCAGCAGGAGTTATCTTGACTCCGAcgattaatcattttcaacgTGATGTCAGGGATGCAG aagaaagaaagaagaaaaaacaagaacaacaagaaagaagcaaaaaaggaacatttcattaa